The window GCCATTTGCTTGTAAAAAATCTCACACAGGCTTGACTGAACGGTCACACCTCTTGGCGCCGGTCGGATAAAAATCAGCACCAGCGGCCTTTCACATTTTTTTCACATCGACTCTTACAGGATGAAGGCTGCTAAAGGACTAGCGCCCCAATGCCCGCTTCGGCGGGCTTCTTTATGCCTGCGATATTTATCCGGCAGTTCTTCATATAACTTCTCAAGCTACTGAAGTAGCCCGCTATTACCTTTCGATTTGAGCAACCTTCTAGAATGCGGGTCGAAGGGATTTGGAGCTTGAGTCCGGTTTCCGTATCATCCCTTTCCCACAAGGTCCGAAGCCAGCCTGTCTAGACAGGGCTTCCATCAGCGACCGCCGTTCCATTATCTTCGCGGAGAGCCTATGAGCCTGCACGACCTGAACACCTTTCCTGGCGTTACCGCCCAACCCGACAGCGCCACCCAGGGCTTCGTGTTCAACCACACCATGCTGCGCGTCAAGGACATCACCCAGTCGCTGGACTTCTACACCCGGGTACTGGGTTTCTCGCTGGTCGAGAAGCGCGACTTCCCCGAGGCCGAGTTCAGCCTGTACTTCCTGGCCCTGGTCGACAAGGCGCAGATCCCGGCCGATGCCGCGGCACGCACGCAATGGATGAAGTCGATTCCCGGCATCCTGGAACTGACCCACAACCACGGCACCGAAAACGACCCGGACTTTGCCTATCACAACGGCAACACCGACCCGCGCGGCTTCGGCCACATCTGCATCTCGGTACCGGACATCCGCGCCGCCTGCGAACGCTTCGAGGCCCTGGGCGTCGAGTTCCAGAAACGCCTGAGCGACGGTCGCATGAAGCACCTGGCCTTCGTCAAGGACCCGGATGCCTACTGGGTTGAAATCATCCAGCCAACACCGTTGACCGACGTCGAGTAAAACGCCCTGAACGCAAAAGCCCCATGAATCGATGATCCATGGGGCTTTTTTACATCGGCATCAACCGGGAGCCAGCTCCCGAGCCTCAGGCCGGCGCCGAGGTGCGGATCAGGTGGTCGAAGGCACTCAGCGAGGCCTTGGCCCCCTCACCCACCGCGATCACGATCTGCTTGTACGGCACCGTGGTGACGTCACCGGCCGCGAAGATACCCGGCAGCGAAGTCTCACCGCGCGCATCGACAATGATCTCGCCACGTGGCGACAGCTCGATGGTGCCCTTGAGCCAGTCGGTGTTCGGCAGCAGACCGATCTGCACGAAGATCCCTTCCAGATCGACGGTGTGGAACTCACCCGAATCGCGGTCCTTGTAGACCAACCCGGTGACTTTCTGGCCATCGCCCTTCACTTCACTGGTCAGCGCACTGGTGATGACCTTGACGTTCGGCAGGCTGTACAGCTTGCGTTGCAGTACGGCATCGGCGCGCAGCTTGCTGTCGAACTCCAGCAGCGTCACATGGCTGACGATACCGGCCAGGTCGATGGCCGCCTCGACACCGGAGTTACCACCGCCGATCACCGCGACACGCTTGCCCTTGAACAGCGGACCGTCACAGTGCGGGCAGAAGCACACGCCCTTGGCCTTGTATTCCTGCTCGCCCGGTACACCCATTTCGCGCCAGCGGGCGCCGGTGGCAAGGATCACGGTCTTGGCCTTGAGGCTGGCACCGCTCTCGAAGCGCACTTCGTGCAGCTCCCCGGCATTTTTGGCCGGGATCAGTGCACTGGCGCGCTGCAGGTTCATGATGTCGACGTCGTACTGGCGTACGTGCTCTTCCAGGGCCCGGGCCAGCTTCGGCCCTTCGGTTTCCTGGACCGAGATGAAGTTCTCGATCGCCATGGTGTCCAGCACCTGGCCGCCGAAGCGCTCGGCCGCCACACCGGTGCGGATGCCTTTGCGGGCTGCGTAGATCGCCGCCGAAGCACCGGCTGGGCCACCACCGACCACGAGGACTTCGAAGGCCTCCTTGGCGTTGAGTTTCTCCGCCTGCTTCTCGGCAGCCCCGGTATCGAGCTTGCCAAGGATCTCTTCCAGGCCCATGCGGCCCTGGCCGAAGTTTTCGCCGTTGAGGTAGATGCTCGGTACGGCCATGATCTTGCGATCGTTGACTTCATCCTGGAACAGCGCGCCGTCGATGGCGACGTGACGCACATTCGGATTCAGCACCGCCATCAGGTTCAGCGCCTGGACCACGTCCGGGCAGTTCTGGCAGGACAGCGAGAAATAGGTCTCGAAGTTGAACTCGCCCTTGAGCGAGCGGATCTGTTCGATCACTTCGACACTGGCCTTCGAGGGGTGGCCGCCGACCTGCAGCAGGGCCAGCACCAGCGAAGTGAATTCGTGGCCCATGGGGATACCGGCGAAACGCAGGCTGATATCGGCTCCCGGGCGGTTCAACGAGAACGATGGCTTGCGCGCATCGGTACCGTTGTCTTGCAAGGTGATATGGCTGGAAAGGCTGGCCACTTCCTGGAGCAGCTCGAGCATTTCACGAGATTTCGCGCCGTCATCGAGGGAGGCGACGATCTCGATTGGTTGCGTAACCCGTTCCAGGTACGACTTCAACTGGGCTTTAAGATTGGCGTCCAACATGCGGGCGATTTCCCTTTTTCAATACGGTAGAAATAACAACGCCCAGGTGGATACCACCCGGGCGTTATTGGGCGGTGCGGCTGACTTAATAAGTGCGGGTGACCGCCCTTGACTGACTCATGGACTTAGATCTTGCCGACCAGGTCCAGGGACGGAGCCAGGGTGGCTTCGCCTTCTTTCCACTTGGCTGGGCAGACTTCGCCCGGGTGGGCAGCAACGTACTGGGCAGCCTTGATCTTGCGCAGCAGCTCGGAAGCGTCACGGCCTACGCCGCCATCGTTGATTTCAACGATCTTGATCTGGCCTTCAGGGTTGATCACGAAGGTACCGCGGTCAGCCAGGCCGGCTTCTTCGATCAGCACGTCGAAGTTGCGCGAGATGGCCAGGGTCGGGTCGCCGATCATGGTGTACTTGATCTTGCCGATGGCTGGCGAAGTGTTGTGCCAGGCAGCGTGGGCGAAGTGGGTGTCGGTCGAAACGCTGTAGATCTCGACGCCCAGCTTCTGGAATTCAGCGTAGTTGTCAGCCAGGTCTTCCAGTTCGGTTGGGCAAACGAAGGTGAAGTCGGCTGGGTAGAAGAACACGACAGACCATTTGCCTTTCAGGTCAGCGTCCGACACTTCGACGAATTCACCGTTTTTGAAGGCGGTTGCTTTGAAGGGCTTAACTTGGCTGTTG of the Pseudomonas vanderleydeniana genome contains:
- the ahpC gene encoding alkyl hydroperoxide reductase subunit C; protein product: MPIINSQVKPFKATAFKNGEFVEVSDADLKGKWSVVFFYPADFTFVCPTELEDLADNYAEFQKLGVEIYSVSTDTHFAHAAWHNTSPAIGKIKYTMIGDPTLAISRNFDVLIEEAGLADRGTFVINPEGQIKIVEINDGGVGRDASELLRKIKAAQYVAAHPGEVCPAKWKEGEATLAPSLDLVGKI
- the ahpF gene encoding alkyl hydroperoxide reductase subunit F; the encoded protein is MLDANLKAQLKSYLERVTQPIEIVASLDDGAKSREMLELLQEVASLSSHITLQDNGTDARKPSFSLNRPGADISLRFAGIPMGHEFTSLVLALLQVGGHPSKASVEVIEQIRSLKGEFNFETYFSLSCQNCPDVVQALNLMAVLNPNVRHVAIDGALFQDEVNDRKIMAVPSIYLNGENFGQGRMGLEEILGKLDTGAAEKQAEKLNAKEAFEVLVVGGGPAGASAAIYAARKGIRTGVAAERFGGQVLDTMAIENFISVQETEGPKLARALEEHVRQYDVDIMNLQRASALIPAKNAGELHEVRFESGASLKAKTVILATGARWREMGVPGEQEYKAKGVCFCPHCDGPLFKGKRVAVIGGGNSGVEAAIDLAGIVSHVTLLEFDSKLRADAVLQRKLYSLPNVKVITSALTSEVKGDGQKVTGLVYKDRDSGEFHTVDLEGIFVQIGLLPNTDWLKGTIELSPRGEIIVDARGETSLPGIFAAGDVTTVPYKQIVIAVGEGAKASLSAFDHLIRTSAPA
- the gloA gene encoding lactoylglutathione lyase, with protein sequence MSLHDLNTFPGVTAQPDSATQGFVFNHTMLRVKDITQSLDFYTRVLGFSLVEKRDFPEAEFSLYFLALVDKAQIPADAAARTQWMKSIPGILELTHNHGTENDPDFAYHNGNTDPRGFGHICISVPDIRAACERFEALGVEFQKRLSDGRMKHLAFVKDPDAYWVEIIQPTPLTDVE